From Antechinus flavipes isolate AdamAnt ecotype Samford, QLD, Australia chromosome 1, AdamAnt_v2, whole genome shotgun sequence:
AAATAGTTGTCAAAATGTAaactaaaacttaaaaaagaaacagaggctaGATAGTGTCTAACCTTTATGCAAAAGAAGCTGTCCTTTTGGAAATATCCAGGAGAAAACTGGTTCCCAATGTTTCAGGTattcaaacaacaaataaatgttGATATTAAGGAGAGAAACTACCCTTTACAATGAGAAATTTAGGAGTGTATATAAGGAGACTAATATTTTCAGTCCTGAGATGCCACCTGCAGCACAAAAAGAACATTCACAGAgtaaaggggaaaagtgaaacCTAAAGTTAGACTCAAACTCCTTTAATTGGCTTCATTCCTTTAAGTTGCCTCATTACCTAATAGAGTATTACAACAGTTAAGAATCTTTAAATTGTAATTACaagctaattttaaaagatcataacAATCGCAATCCAGAATTTAAAATATCTGCATAGTTCTTTGGGTTTCCTACTATTCAGGAGTAATGTGGTACAATGAGTGTTTCATTTGGACTCCCTGCTTTTAAGCCTCTATCTAGTTAACATTGTTGGAGTACTCAATCTATGATACTGGAAAATATGATATGTATTTGAGATTatcaaaagaacattttacaggaataagaataataaacAGGACTCTTTCTTGAAGTTGGGCAAATCATATGACCTCATTATGGCTTCTCGTCCATGGAATGAAGATAGTAATATTTATACTACCTACCTCTCCATGTTGTTATGGGAAATTTTGTATGCTCTAAAAATTAATGTgaacaattattatatttatttcaacaTATATTCTTACATTTCTAAAGCATCCTTGAAAAGATTTATCAAATAATCGAATAGCTATTTTGATCAAGAAAATAATCCAAGACACTTTCAAAGCACTTATGATAAAAAGTTCTGTCCACTTGAtagaactgatagagtctgaatacagattaaaatttgtatttttttatttttacatttatttttttttgaaacttggCTAATACtgaaatgtttcacatgatttcacatgaataattgttatcatttttcttgctttctcaatgggtagCAGAAgagtaggagggaaagaattttggaattaaatttttttttgttaaatgaatgtcaaaaataaatagatgaaattttaaaaaataagtatatgtgtgtgtgtgtgtgtgtgtgtgtgtgtgtgtgtgtatgtgtacacaagtgaccagatttgaacttaggtcttttctgaacttcagggctggtgagagcatccactgtgccatttagctgtccctaAATAAAAGTAGATTAAAATCATGCTTGGCATCAAAAATTCAATGTTAGAAATATAATATTGGGGAAGGGAGTAGATATTAGATTGTTTAAAAGAATTCTTATAGTTCATGAAGTTCATAAAGTAGCATATGGCAAACAAAAACATTAGTATTTAGGTAGAGAGGCACTGTGTGGAATGGGGAGATAATAGTTTCACTATGCCAGAACACATTtggaattattatattaaattctgGGGAATATACTTAAGAAAAGATCATATAGTAACACTATATTACATATTCTTGAGTTTTTATAGAATAACAGAATCTTAGAACTGCATGGGACCAAAGGGACTTAATCTGGACAATTTCCAGAGAAAAGCAACCAGCTATTGAAGGACTTGAGTTCACAATAAAAGAATCATTTGAAAGTATTTGGTGTATTTAGctttgagaagagaaaacttaagagATAACAggataattttcttcaaatattcaaGAAGCTGTTTTGTGGAAGAAAGGTACGAGGTATTATAGCTAATTCTTTATACCTAACAAGAAATTAAATGCTTTCAGAGCATTGGTGTTTGAGAATTGATGCACTCAATTGAGGAACAAATTATAAATAAGGTGTTTAtgtaaacaaattataaataaggTGTTTATGTAAACCAGCTGGAGAAGATGATTTTGTCATCAATTCTTAAACTGTGTGTTTGTGGTGGTGGTGAATCTTTTCTAGGGACAAAagatagcactaaataaattcaCTTTAAAACGTTTCAATTTGTCTAATAAGAtccaattctcttttcttccctctgtatattaaatttaattcaaatccCCTGAAATATAAGTGAAATATAAGCTTCTAAAGGCAGATACTATTTTATTGTTGTGACTTTATTAACTTTGCTTGATGTATTGCATAGTAACtaagatatatgcatatttgtagtgaattttttttatcatattcaggaaacaaaagatttttttctacacTTGGAAACCAGTAACTCCAATGAATGAATGGATTcaattattaaacatatttttaaatagaagaagaaagaggaagaagattaTAATGCTTTCAAGTTGaatgaagaagaatgaaataatatgaatCCAAAAAAGCATacaaatttggaaagatttgtaATTTAATTTGAGAGACAGATCAATGATATGAACTATGTCTTTGTGATACATTCAGATATAAAGTAGCACTTTATGTCAAATTCCTGGTCATTCACTTAGTTTATCCACTAAATTTTTGACTGACTCTTTCCTTCCTATTATCTGTTACCAGTTAGCAAagaattcttttctaattttgggGCTGTAATGTGTAGTAACCTTAAATATTCAGATGGTATATGCATTTTGTGGTAGATATACTACAAGGTACTAGTTttaacctaatttctgccatattgctTTTCAGTTTGCTCAGAAGTGCTTGTCAAATAACAATTTCTTGTCCTAACTAATTAATTTCCTTGGATATTTTAATCCCTGGTCCATTGAGAAACTGATTTTTCAGTCAAGATTAGAATAAGGAAATTTCTTaaccaaaaagattaaaaagaccACTTAATGCAGACTCAATTTTTACATAATATTCACCAATGTATATGATGATGAAAGTTTGCAAAAAACAAGCACTGAAATCTCTAATGATTCTTAATGATTTAGACGAATTCTGAAAAGCCTTTTTCTGAATTTGAAAGTATGAATCCAAATGGTAGATCAAAACAGAAGATTTAAATGCAATAATATAATGTGGGAACTAAAATGTGGGGAGTTAAGAAGGAATAAGGAAATAATCAAACAACACCAGAGTAGAAGCAACTTGAAGGGGCTCCTGAAGGTCtgcagaaaaatggaaaattctatcAACTGATCATCAGACATTTATCTATAACATAGGAATCAGAAACAATTGAACTCAATAGCCCAGAAATTGGAGGAATAAGcatagacaaagaaaaaacatttattcttttactgtttatataattttgtaaaaatggtATTCTCAACTCCAGTTCCAAGGTTACtattgtcaaaaagaaaaaaaaagtgcttaccaataactgatgaaatctgacttcagacttcTCTGAGTATAAGAAAACATTCTAAAATATCACCCACAAAGAAccataataaacaataaaaaataattttttcttctctatctttattttccccaattctttTTATTGTCTCATTCTTACAATGAGTATTTCTAATACTATTACCAATAATACTGGTGATGATGGACAGATTTgctttgataaatttgatttgaTAGATTATTCCCATTATGTATATAggtatccttttaaaaatagaaatatgctgttttttctcaaaatttttttctttattgataaaatcatatcattttGATTGTTGTTTTATTGTCAATCATGTTTATAGAATTTTGAGTACTGAACCAATCCtgtattcctagtataaatccaaGCTGtagtgtataatttttttaatgtgtatttataGTCTATTTGCTAgcatttcatttaaaagtttattagGAGTACTGGTGGTTTAAGATTTTCTTCTTAATATAACTATTAAAACCATATTTTTTTGTCTCAGTGTTGAagattcctttcatttccttatttttgtagTTTATGTAATaagggaattgattttttttttaatgttaaacgaATTCACTGATAAACTGATCTGATGGtagagttttgggttttttttgggggggaggattTCATTTATGTGAGTTctacatttttatattagcttgCTTAAAAGTTATTCTATTGAGTTTGGACAGGATTGGGCTAAAGTTATttcattatggaaaaaaaaagttctattaaGTTAATGAGAATGTTAAGCAAAAGAGAAAGTTTAATCTACTTTATCAATGCAGATCAGGAATCACAAGGCCTTCACTGATTAATAGTTAGCCTGGATCTATTTAATTGAAATGTTTGAAAGTAATAAAGTGAATTGTCTTTAAAATACACTAAAATTCAAAAAGACTAATCTCCAATTAGTGTGAATATGTGGTATGAAAATACACAAGGTGAGGGGAGAACAATAAacaacagttttttaaaataaaaaaagaactatcaAAACAAGAGATACAATTTTAAAAGgtcaaaatgacaaaatagaagaaaagattaaaaagggcagactattaaaaataattataattatagatGAGATATTTTGTTCTAAATTATCTTTCTAGCTCCAACAGTCTTAAGATTctatgaaatataaacaaaaaactaCCTAAACAAATAGAAACACCCTCCCCAAATCAAGAATATTAAAGTGTATTACAATGAATTTTCTACAAAGTGACAATTTTGATGTAGTAACAGAAATGTAATATAAAACCCgttctttctttctccactcaTTTCCACCTCTTCTCCCTGCAAAAGGAGTGAGAGTTGGGTGTGGCAGGGAATTTTGCTTCTTGGTAATTAAATAGTTACTCCCCTTACATTCTTCATCTCTACTCTTTATTTActaatgaaattatgaaatttcaTTAGCTTGGCCTTTAGAAATTTAGTTCAGAAGTaagtaaaactgaattttaattcCTAGTAGAAGGTAGTAAAGAATTCTAGGGATAGAATTATGCTGAGAAACTGGTATCTTTGGATATATTAAGTCCTGgtttagaaaaaataactttaatttccatttttattagatcatgattttaaaaaagctattctGTTATCCCTTAGTATTCTGTTTTACTATCAGAATAAAAAGTATTGTGTtatccttgtctcttttaaataaattcttgtgATTCACTGTTACAGTATTTTCTCcctgtgtgtaaaatttttcTTCCAATGAAACCTCAGTAATTCAGAGTAATTTATGAGGAAGTCtggtaagaatgaaaaaaaaaaaaaaaccacaatcaTAAGTAGAATGTTTTttaaggaaatacatttttttttcttttgaggtcaTATGTTGAAAACAAAGTGGCAATATATTATCCAGAAAAGATCCTTTAAGGGACCTTTATTATTTGCTTTAATAAATTTGTTAAAGTTATTTGCTTTATGTAAATGATTAGTTCTTAAATATTTGCTGTTTTTAAATGACTAATatctttacaaaatttaaatatttggcaatattattaatttattattaaatctgACAGCTTCAGTCTTGAGAAAATCAAccatttttcaacattttattgctaccataaaaaagagTCCTAAAgataaattaatcaatcaaactTTCTCTATCAGTTTATTGTATCCAATAGATATTGGATTTACAAATAATGACTATGATGTACACTAGCCACAATacagtgtgtatgtgtttttataGAATTATTCATGAAATGAATGGaccttattttcatattttataaaaatgaacactataaaatacaatgaaattgCATCCCAAAATGGACAAGAACACTTAAATTACAAAATccttattaaagatgaaaatgcATCAGTGAAAAAGATATatgaaatgtaataaaatataaattacattttaagctCTGTACAcgattcatttaaggaaaaaggaacaaaacTGTATTctgtatagtatttttttttttgatatttcaaaGTCAAAGGTCACTTTCCCTGAAAAGTGGCAGGCAGACATgcaaaatcattaaaattatttgatttttaaaatacatgtgtgtattttttaaggcaccaatttaaatacatttagaagacgttttcaaaaatttcttttttaatatttaacaacCAACATAAAGCTGCAAAGGTGGGTTTGGTTAGCACACAGTAAATATTCCATTCTCTTCTGATTTGTAAAGTAATAAGTTTTTTAGTCActagagggagaaaagagtaaTGCAGCAAAGGGAGGGAAAGCTCTTTTTCATGCTCCAACCTTATTTAGAAAGTTCTGCCACATTACTCATTGGAAACAATTTTCTCTGCCTtctttaattctgttttcttagAGTTTTGAGCCATTTTGATCCAAAAAAAGATAgtcttttaagtttattttttcttagaaacaaatgtcTGCGGctcattcttattattattttaaatcccATCAAGTACGATAAACTACATTACAGCCGTTTATTCTGCTATCTCACTTTAGGACTCTCAAAGcaatcctcttctctctctgtccagCTTAGGAATTTGACTAAAAATACAATCAATCACAGACCATGATAGACATGATGTGCAAGGCTACTCAGCAATATGTTGCACAGCAACAGTATCTTAGAGCAGTTTCTCTCAAGGATTATTGACAAAAGCAAAGTAGCAGCTCTATATTATCAAGTCTGCAATAATCTCATCGGTATGTGGAATATCGTTACTGTTGCCCCTAGTATTTGCTTTCTATTGTGTCAGTGATGGCCAAGTTGTCTGGTCAATTAATTGATCAGATATTCCTTAGAGGATCACAGTTTTAAAAATAGCCCCACAAAGAAGATGAAACCAAGTTAAGAGGTTATCTCCTTTACCTATGCTTCTGATGGAGTTTCTGCTTCATCTATTTGTAAGTGTGTATCATTGTCACCTAGCAACTCTGTTTCAGGAACAGagccttcttcttcttcctggaCAGGATTCTGAGCTACATCTTCCACTGTATTGAGAGCATCATCATTTCCCTCTGAGAGAAGAGCTGCCCTGTCAGCTACAGATGTGTTGGAGGGGGCTGTTGTTACGTAGCCTGTGCTTGTAGATCCACTGCCACTATGGTGGGATCCTGGTTTGGGAATCATCTGGGAAGGCATCTGTTGAGGGGCCATTTGCATGGGGATTTGGACTGGGTAAAAATTTGGCAAATAAGTACCATAAGCAGGCATTGGCTGATAACCATTCACTGGTATGTATAGCTGAGGAGTTGGGACCATGGGTCTTATCTGCCCTTTCACTGGAATGAACTGTGGTTGAGAGAAAGACTGACTTTTCTGTTTGGGTCCAATGTATCTGGCATTGCTGACATTGCTCACTGGGCTTGTGCTAAGAGAACTTGTCTGTGTGGTATTGCTTGCTCCAGATGTTTGGGCTGAGCTATTATAATTAGAAAGATTGCCCCAGGTTCTCAGCCTATTATGGATGTCTTTAAATCTTGGTCTTCTGTTGGGAAATTCATTCCAACACTCTACCATCAATGTATACACCCAGGCAGGACAATCATCAGGACAGGGCAAAATTTGCCGATTCCTTATCATTTCAATGACATCCTGATTAGAGTATCCACAATATGGCTGCAGACCATAGCTGAATATCTCCCACAACACTACTCCATAGGACCATATATCAGAATCAATGGAAAATTTTCCATACATAATTGCCTCAGGGGACATCCATCGAATAGGGAGAAGAGAATTTCCTATCAATTTGTAGTAATCAGCAGAATAAACTTCCCTAAAAAGGCCCAAGTCTGATATTTTTACATTGAGCTTATCAAATACAAGTATGTTTCTAGTGGCCAAATCCTTATGGATAACATGATGGCTAGAAAGGTACTCCATCCCTGCAGCTACTTGTACTATGATATGGAAAAAGTCTGCAGGTTCTAATGTAGATTTAACTGTCTTGTCATCATCAGTACTTCCCACATCTGAATGGGGAGACCTCATGACCAAGAATTCATGTAGGTCACTGTGGGAACAATAACCAAATATCATGCTGATAGGTTGTTCTTTGGTCATGATTCCCAGCAAACATACAATATTTGGATGTTGTAACCTTGATCTTATCATGGCTTCATGTTTAAATTCTTCTCGGAGAGATATTTCTGCTTTGTCTTTTAGTGTCTTAATGGCTACAGTTTGTGTCTGTTCCCCTGGTGTTGTACCAAAGAGATGACCTTTGTAGACTTTCCCAAATCTGTCTTCTCCTAGCTCTTCCATGAACCTTATAGTGGACAGATTGATCTCCTTGAGTTTGGCCTGAAAAAGAGACAATCacaataattttccttaatttgTAATTTCCTTAATTTGTAACAAAAGAAGCATCtttacataaaaaaagaaaaactcaaatttagttgctaatttttgtttttgattcagTGGCATTAAATTATTTGATGTCAGTTACCTGACTGTAAATTCCATTGTCATATAGAAGATGGACATTTCTATTTGCTATAATACATAGTAATACAGTATAGCAAAAATGTAgaatattctttaaatttctgaATATTTGGCCAACAGATCAAAAGATACCAAAGTAAACTAAGTAAAGCTTTGATGAACTTCTTTTTAATGTAAACTAGCTATGTCACCTTTGCATAGTATCTCATACATTAATTAATGATTTTCAATTCTTCACTAGTCTTCCCCTCTAAATCAGATTCTTCTCATTAAGGAATTTAGCTAAATCATTCCAATTCAAAAAAAGTTTCTAGAAATTGAAGACATTTCAAAAgccaataataaagaaaaatccaTCTATATAACTTGAGTCATTCCAATGTACTttcattttgatctatatcttcagaaaaaaaaagtttagttacTTAAGAAAGATAATTCTTGTGAAAactaattatttttccattattaactgtatgtttgtgtgtatatatccatacatatacacCCACATAATATTTGATATCAATGAGACTTTATGAGCAGAAACAGACTAGAATGGAAAATGAACATTTAGTTaagtattaatattaaatattaaacatattgtaATACACACAATCTTATACTACAAGTATAAAGATTGAATCAAGCATTAAAATCAATTCCTGAAATAATACACAAAGTTACCTGTTTGTGTTGATTAATAAGTGGCATTTCCATGTCCTGGCTAGGGGATGCCATTAACTGGCGCCGCTGTGGTGTAATACCAGatgctttttgtttatttctacaCATACAGACCAAGAAGAAAAGGCATGCAATGATCAAAGGTATTGCAATGCTAGGAACCAAGATGTAGAGGATTCCCATTTTGCTGTTATCCTGGGGACCTGTTAAGAATAagtaacaaatgctttttcatatgatcttgttcaataagaaatactcagagaaatatttaaatgtacaaaatataccCTCTTAAACTTTGCATGTAATTACATACTATACTTGAAAAACAGCATAAGTTCAGTgcttatatatttcaaaaatatacttTGTTATATActttgaaacaaaatgaaatccaGCATACTAATAATAACTGTATGCTAAAGGTGgttaatatgattttttctttcttagtatagtatatttattttgaaatttttactaATACAATAAATGAGATATCATAATTTTTCCTCACAAGACCCTGAatagagatgaaaatgaaatcacTGTGCATTCTGTTCcaattatgaaatatttgtttctgcatattttttttcacaacagtTTTTGTGAAGTCCTTACAATATGACATAATTCATTGGTGATTGAATTTCAGTAAATACATTGAAAATAGTGAATTTATGAAGCGAAGACAGAATCACTGAATCATAATTGTCACATTAATTTTTCTCTGTAATActacagaaattattttatttttgcttttaaaagttaATGACAACTTTGTCTCCCTCTATAGGATTTTCACTTACACAAATGATAGTTTCCTAACCTGGAAAAATTCTAGTCAACCAGTCAATAACCAAAAAATAATCCATATGTGCAGAGCACTGTATGAGAAACAGCAGGAAGATATAGACTAAACAGAACTGTTTCTGTTCTCTCAGAGTTCTGAACTCTGAACTCACATGAAACAATACAGTATTTCCATGTTGCAAAAACTTGACTGGTAAATAGTGAAGAAATCTATATTTGAGAGAACTGCATGTTTGACAGACTACTTTCCTATGAACTGTTGATGATAAATAGGTTTTACTGATAAAACTGgaaaatgttagagctggaacAAGTTTTAGAAATCAACTATTGAAAAATTTGAGGACCAAAAAAGTAATTTGCccatttttacatgaaaatttttatatgtCATCAAAAAAGACTGTTTTGACTGAATTATTATTTAGTGACtgaatatatttagaatatattattGCTTTTGGTAAGACAAAAAAGAATTGTAGAAAGAGAACTGGAATTGAGATCAGGCAGGACCAGTGTTTGAATTCAGGCTCTAATATATCTGAAGTATATAATCATGGTTGAGACACAACtcctttaaattgttttttctgcatttgtaaaattGACATAATAATACTCTCAAATCATAATGTAAAACAGCTATTATGAGTACTTAATATAAGGCATTTGgagacatttttgtttgtttcttctggATGAAGTTGTAGTGATTTGAAAgttaaaaggggaaaatgtaaCCAGATATTTACTCCCTGTCCCCACTCTCACGTCTACTATATTATTCTGGAATGAAGCAAATTCTAAGAAAgttgaaaatttcaaaattctttatcatttctgatttttaaacttAAAGAGGATGCTGCTAGATATTTCTTCTTCAACTTCAGGTTTGGcaccttgaagtcaagaagatagACCATTTACCTATTCTAATGACTTATGTCTTATATGTCTATGTACTTAGTATAGcatcataatattttcactctattattttattaatcaaaGATAACATTACAGCCAAaaagaaccttaaagatcatttgttctgatcttttcatttcaGAGTTAAGGACACTGAGGTTTAAGGAATGAAATGATGTAATCAAGGTTATATGACCAAAAGGGCTAGAGCAAATTCTGATTTCAAGTAAaatgttctttatattttcctaaaTTATATCAAGATTGCCCTTCAAGTTAATTTTGATCAGATTTACTTTGTATAAAAAATATTGGTCATGGGGAAACTCATTATGATGATTCTTCTAAATAGTGAAATTTGTCCTGAAATTCTTACCATCTCAGCAATGGCTCAATATTGCATTAAGCATTAAGATTCTCTTGGGTAAGTAGGAAAATTATTACTTCAAAATCtgatttattcctattttatgcaTAGACATTAATTATTTACCTTTTGAGGGAATATCTACATTAACGAAATGGAAGATATGTTGAACCAACTGGTAAACATTTTCTTCCTAACTTTgaagtatatttatattttaaaacataatccTCAATTATATATGTGGTAAAAGATTCATAAATAACTgaaatataaatgtcatttttgttACTAATTACAAACTTTTCTTTAACAACAAGAACTAGAATTGTCACAAATTAGGAAGAGTAAGAAATGTAAATTTCATAACATTCTGTCTTTGTCCACTCTATTATAAAAGCTGAAAAGCAGTGAAATGAccaaaagttaaagagaaaataactgagcAGCTATTCCTAAATTAGATAATTCAttgataaattataataattattacaattaatattaataatattattatctctattttctagataaagaaactaagattatACAATTTGCTCAAAGCCAAATAATTATTTAGTGAGAGACCTGGGATTTAACCATTTATAGGAAACATTATCAATTCAAATTTACATACATCAAATATCTGGacaatactaaaaataataataataatacatactaCAAGAAGGTATGTCACACAGTTCCATGCGTACGTTTTTATTCTGTGTAAAACACCATGGTCCTTCCATTTGTCCTCCAGGATTTCGGCAGTAGGCATGTCCTCCTGCTATTTCTGGGAAATCCATACTTGAAAGGTGATGACTGTGTGGATATTGGACATTCCAGGCTTGGCACTGATGACCTGATTGAGTGGTGCTGATAGTTCCTCTATAATTTGATCCAGAGCCATTGTAGCACTGGTGAACTGACGAAAAAAACAGACTTTAGGAGTTAAAGAGATAAGGGGACACTACCTCTATACTTCAACTGTCTGCCCCTTGCAAATTagccaaatgaaataaaaaccagtaaaataaacataaaatggaATTCAGTGTAGTTTTTTGGGTAATTTCTGAGAGGCAAAGCA
This genomic window contains:
- the ROR2 gene encoding tyrosine-protein kinase transmembrane receptor ROR2, whose amino-acid sequence is MNSNKTALEHTTVTTSAAKSRSKLKRQGTPLCDWSEGGDAPAAAGAPGSAELGRIPAKSSLVAPGRQPERGEPLHSMARAGEAQGFEKLLPQLAAFYAMAFLVAFPPLQMPGAAGEMEIPNTNDPLSQLDGPDSSISTPRGYYLNFLEPVNNITIVQGQTAILYCKVEGNPPPNIRWLKNDAPVVPEPRRIIIRKTDYGSRLRIQDLDTTDTGYYQCVATNGMKTITATGVLFVRLGPTHSPNHNFQDDYHEDGFCQPYRGIACARFIGNRTIFVDSLQMQGEIENRITAAFTMIGTSTHLSDQCSQFAIPSFCHFVFPLCDEWSRTPKRRELCRDECEVLENDLCRQEYNIARSNPLILMQLQLPKCEDLPLPESAEAANCMRIGIPVERLNQFHQCYNGSGSNYRGTISTTQSGHQCQAWNVQYPHSHHLSSMDFPEIAGGHAYCRNPGGQMEGPWCFTQNKNVRMELCDIPSCSPQDNSKMGILYILVPSIAIPLIIACLFFLVCMCRNKQKASGITPQRRQLMASPSQDMEMPLINQHKQAKLKEINLSTIRFMEELGEDRFGKVYKGHLFGTTPGEQTQTVAIKTLKDKAEISLREEFKHEAMIRSRLQHPNIVCLLGIMTKEQPISMIFGYCSHSDLHEFLVMRSPHSDVGSTDDDKTVKSTLEPADFFHIIVQVAAGMEYLSSHHVIHKDLATRNILVFDKLNVKISDLGLFREVYSADYYKLIGNSLLPIRWMSPEAIMYGKFSIDSDIWSYGVVLWEIFSYGLQPYCGYSNQDVIEMIRNRQILPCPDDCPAWVYTLMVECWNEFPNRRPRFKDIHNRLRTWGNLSNYNSSAQTSGASNTTQTSSLSTSPVSNVSNARYIGPKQKSQSFSQPQFIPVKGQIRPMVPTPQLYIPVNGYQPMPAYGTYLPNFYPVQIPMQMAPQQMPSQMIPKPGSHHSGSGSTSTGYVTTAPSNTSVADRAALLSEGNDDALNTVEDVAQNPVQEEEEGSVPETELLGDNDTHLQIDEAETPSEA